GATGTGATAGTCCTTATGAAAACTACGCTGCAGTACATCCGCAATATTAATAAAATGCGTGAGGCTAAAACCGATAAACAGACCGAGTATTCGACGATCTTTGATGTAAATGAAACTGGTTAACGCCAGCAGCAAGCCATAGTGCAAATAGCGTTCGTGCATTTTGGTCATACACATGAAAACCGCTGTAATAAACAAGAAAGCAACGTAGAGCAAAGCGCCTGGCCTGCCTTTGCTGCGTATGTACAAATAGCATGTATACACCAGCGCCAACGGCATAAGCACCCATCCTAGCCACTGGTAGGGAATATGTAGAAATGTACTTTTCATATCGATAAAATTGCCGCCTAACAAGGCCATGAGATTAAACGCATTCAAAGAGGCATAAGGGTAAGAAGCCAGTGTACCTGAATAAAGTTCTATCAACCAGCCGTAACCCCGGCCAACGGCAAAAGGGAGCGAGATAACAACTATTGTCGTCAAACCGCTCAGAATGCTCAACACAGCAACCATCCAGTTGCGTTTGCGCACCACATCAATCAATAAAAAAATACCAAAGAGCAGCGCCTGGGGTTTAAGAAGCAGAGCAAGTGCTATACAAACTGAAGCTTGCGGAAGTTTCCCCCGCTGCTGCAGCAAGAAGGTCGCTACGATAAACAACATAAAAAACGAGTCGACCTGCCCCCATATGGCGGAATTCGACCAAATCGCCGGATTGAAAGCAAACAACGCGGCAATGCCCAGTGCTTGCAACCATGCCCGCGCACCACGGCGCCAACTAATGGTCAAATGAAATAACAGATAGACTGTTACAACATCAGCTATCATCGCTGGAAGCTTGAGAATTATTAGAGACTGCCCGCTCTCCCAAGGAATGGAAAGCTTATGGTGCAGGAATCCCACGACGTACAGCACATACATGTAGCCAGGTGGATAGTCCAAGAAGTAGTCTTTCGCATTCGTATACAATCCAGACAGTCCTACCGTATAAGCACGGTCAGCCCAAGCCATGAATGTACGTACATCCGTATCATAACCAACCCATACAGGTGCTAAGTACAGTCTTAGTACTAGTGCTGTCAAAAGCAGTAAACCCAAAAGTAAGTACTTATTGGGGGCACCCCCCGCTTGCTTAAACCAGCTTGCCATGTGACCTCTCCTTAGAAATAGACTACTACCATTATACCTGTCCACTCTCTTGCAGAAAAGGAAAAAAGCACCGACCCGGGAGGTCAGTGCTTTGGCTCAAGCTTTTCGATGCGTTCGCATATTTCATGCAGCCAATCATAGTCTTCCGTCAAGGATGCACAAAGTGATAAATTTTCCAATTTCAATCGGTTCCATACATAACTTGCGTTAGCCTCCATACACAGCAGCAGCTCATCCTGCTCTGCTCGTGTCAGCTCGCGCGCTCTGCGTAATGTCCATAACTCCGCCATACGTTGATGAACAGCCAACATAGTTCGGGTGCCCTCCTGCTTGTTAAGTAGCTAACATTATGCAGTATGGTCAAAGAAAGGACGAATGAAACAGGGGGGTTTGACTTTCTAATTTAATTACAGTAAACTGTGTGTATTACAGTTAAGTGTAACTAATACAGTAATGTGTAACGGAGTTGATTTTATGGATACTTTTACGGCACAGCAACTAGCGGATATTCTTCAAAAAGATGATTCTCGCATGAATTTAAGAACAGTCAGATATTATACACAAATTGGCATGGTGCCACCATTAGAGTTAGTCGGTAACAAAAGAATGTATACCGATCTACACCTTCATTATTTTCGCTCTATACTCACTTTAACAAAAACAGGTGAAACTCTTGCAGCGATTCAAGAAAAATTAAAATTGCTCTCACATGCTGAAATTGAAAAAATAGGTCAACAGCTGCACCTCTATGAATCAAGCCGTGTTCTTGAAAATGAGACACATAGAATTAACGAGGATATCCTTATTACCATAAGTCCCCGGATTTCGGCTGAATTAAAACAACGAGTCATCGATTCTATTTCTCAAGTGCTAAGGAGTGAGGATCAGTAATGCTTGATATCCAATTAGCCAAACCAGTGATGGAAAACGAAGAAGGGATGAACCATTTGTGGGTTCAATTTTCCCTTACTGACTTTCTGAAAACCAAGCAAGCTGAAATAAGTATTCAACTCCCTGATGGTCTTTATCGTTCACCTAATCTAAACGGGTACAAAGAAAATATGTCTAATCAAATTCTAATCAACCTAGAACGAGATAAGGATGTGCTTATTGAAATCTACACACATTCCGCCATCAACATTGAAGAAGCCGCAATCACCGTAGAGCTCCGCTACACAAACTGCTTGAATAATATAAAAGAGATCCTTCAAAGCATTCCTATCCATTTCGTCCATGAAGATGAATCTGAACATTTGACCGTAAATGAGCAAGTAATCAGTCGGTTAAAAGAATTATTATCCCCCATTCCACAAGATAAAGTTGAATTCCTAAGTGTTCAATCGAAGATAATGGAGATACGCAATAATGAGTATTCCTATCTTGAAAAGAAGTACCGCGTAGACTGCTAATTAGGAGGGATAACTATCCTACATCAAATACCATATGTGGTTGAACAATCCACAAGAGGCGAGCGTTCTTATGATATTTATTCCAGGCTGTTGCAAGATCGGATCATTTTTTTAACTGGAGAAATAAACGATGAAACAGCAAACATGGTTATTGCCCAGCTTTTATTTCTAGATGCATCTGACACCGAAAAAGATATTAGTTTATATATTAATTCGCATGGTGGTTCCATAACAGCCGGTTTGGGAATCTACGATACAATGCAATTTATCAAAGCCGATGTCTCAACCTTATGTGTAGGCATAGCAGCTTCCATGGGTGCTTTTTTATTAGCCAGTGGCGCAAAAGGAAAACGCTTTTCTCTGCCTAATAGTGAAATCATGATTCATCAGCCACTTGGTGGAGCGCGAGGCCAAGCATCAGACATAGAAATAAGCGCTAAACGCATCTTACGATTAAGAAACCAAATCAACCAAATACTAGCTCTACAAACCAAACAAGCCGTTGAGCAAGTTGAGTTGGACACAAACAGAGATCGATTCATGGAACCGATCGAAGCCAAAAATTATGGATTGATTGATGAAATCATCCATAAAGCCAAATAATCTAACCAGGCAAGAAGCTTTCGAAAGCGTAATCCTCTCAAAATAGACCGGGATTCAGAGAGCGAGCGGGATATCTAGCGGCGCTTCTAACGAACCGCATCATACTTATAGACGCGAAATTGGCTGCTTTGCGGAACTAACGAACTGCAGCCGCTTTATGCTGTAGTTTTCAGCTGGAATGGTCATCTTTTTCCTGCAATAACGCTTCTGGAATTCGTTATATTTTCAAATGAGCTCATTTTGACCGAATAAGAGGTATGGAGTTCGTAAGGTAAGGGACACACGCAGTGAATGAAGGAAAATACTGCAGCTTGAAAAACGGGGGCTGTCGCAAAAAGTCTAACGACCTTTTGCGACAGCCCCCGCTGCATTCCTTATTAAGCTGTCGTAACTTCATCCTCGGAAGCACTATCCGAATCCGTGCCCTCTAAGAAGAATTGCACCAGCTTTACATGCTTTTTCAGTGATTTTTCGTGAATCAGATTAATTTTCCCGTTATCCAGAGCGCCGAAGACATAGATCAGTTCCTCATTGTCATGGGACCAATCGAAGCCGTCGAGAATTTGCAGGCAGGAAGTCCACTCATCGTTGTACTGTCCATTCGGGAATAAGAACCGATTGGCATACAGCGCAATGCTTTCCTGAATGACCCGATTCGCAGAGGTATATTGGGCTAAGCCCGGTTGTTCCGGCATCATTGGCAAGATCGTGTTGAAGAATTGGTGCAGAATTTCAACATAAGTTGAAGGATCTTGGCGAATTTTACGTTGCAGTTCGTATGACGGCTGCATTCTGCCCGAGAACAGCATCGTCGCGGTAGCATAGAGCCAGCTGAAGCACGTAAAGTTACGGTTGAAGGATGTCAGATTGCTGCGTCGCTCAACGCCAACAGCTTTCAAATAAACATTGTGATCGACAACCTGTTGAATCACCAGATTCAACGGATCAATAGAATCAAAGGAATGTCCAAGCTCCTTGCTGACCAGTTGAACTTTGGAATTGATGTCGCCGAAGAGCTGCTGTTCTTCTTCCTCGGTCAAACCAATATAGATCTGCACAGCAAGCTGTGTTTCCATCAGATCCAGACGTCTGCCTTCGAGTTGATTAATCGTTCCTTCGGTTTCATCCACTTCTTGCTTCACTTCGGCATCCTGCGGGAATTTGCGCTGCTTGATTTTGAGCAGAACCAGTTTTTTCTCGTAACGTCGAACTTCTTTCTGCATTTGATCATTCACATAGCCGAGCGCCAGAATTCGGTGCTGTCCGTCCAGGATAGAAAGCTTGGAGCCATGTCGCAAAAGGAATTCCTTCTCCCCTTTGGACAATTGGTTCACTTCACGCAGTGAAAGGGTCACGGGCCCGAAAAAAACATGATCCAACTCCCGTTCTTGGAGATAGGTAGAAATTTTACGTCTTTGCATATTGCTTAATTTCCGCTGTACCATCGGATCAATCATCGTATAGTTCAACAAATCCTGGACGCGCAAAGCTACGGTTGAAAGTCCGAACTTATCGCAAAAAGGATGTATGGTCATCTTCAGGCGTAATCCTTCCATTAGCTCACGTCCTCCTTGTCACTGATCAGAAATGCATTCTGCTCTTGATAAAAGTTTTTGATAAAGTTATAGGCCTTCATAATGCGCGTACGTCTTGGCAAACGATCTTTCTCGTCGCCGGCATAAATGCCGTTCCAATTCACATGAGGCAGAATTTTCAGCGCATGCTCAAGCGCATATCGATTGAATTTACCAGGTTTGGTAGCTTCTTCGTGAATAAATAACGCTAAGGCAATCTGGATATTTTCGGACCATACCGCTTCACCCTTGGTTGGTTCCGGCAGGTAGTTCAGCAAGCCATTGAAATAAGTTCCACCTAGTGAAACTAGATCTTGCAGTTCTTTCTCTTCATATTGATAGCCGTTATTCCGGGCTGCTGATTTCATTCTGCCTTCGAACAGGGCAACCAAGATTTCAATTAACAAATGATACGAGAATAGGTACTCAGGTGATTTGCCTCTTTCCGAGAACATATCTACGGTCAGTTTCTGCATAGCTGGTGCTTTGGCAGCTAGTTCTGTAGCTGCAACATGATAAAATCTACGTTGATCACGCAGTACAGCCAGGTTACCGCCGAGTTTGCGCGGCAATTTATTAATATCAGAGAATAATTGGCGCTCTTGTCGTGCATTAATGTCCAGATAGGTCATCGTCGAAATAGGGAATGCATACAGTCTGCGCAATTTCTCCGTAATTTCTTCCATTTTGTCGTATTCGCGACGGTCTTTGGCACGTGCCATTTGGCTCTGCAGCGTTTCCATAATGCGTTGGAAAGCAGCTAAGCGATGCTGGCCATCTACCACATAAAGCTTCTCAATCGGCTGCAAGCGCAGGGCTTGTTGATCATCATCATAATGACCGGCGCCTCTGGCCGAAAATATAATACCTGGGAAATAGATAGGTTGACGATCTTCCAAATACAAGTTTACATAGTCGATCAGTTTCGAAAGATTTCGAGGAATAATCGCACGCTGCACCTCTAAATCCACTTCATAAATCGAAAATAGTTTACTCATAGGCAAGGTAGCTGCAATTGTTGCTTGCCCAAACGTCTGTCCCAACACACCAGGAATTTCAACGAAGGACGAAGGCTTCTGTTCAGCTAATAGCTCAGATAAAGACGAAATAACATCCATATAGGTACCCCTTTCAAGTTGTCAAATTTCTAATTTTCACAGAAATGATTCACTATGTCTCTCATTCTCCTATTTTTACCAAAATCTCTAATTTTCATTCTAGTGTTCGCAGCCAATCTCCTATTCGTCTTGCCGCTTCCAGCAACCTAGCTTCATCCTGTACCAAAGCGATACGTACAAAGCCTTCACCTTCCGCTCCGAAAGCGTCTCCAGGAATAACGACAACACCAGCGTGATAAAGCATTTCCCGGGAAATTTGTCGAGATGTCCACCCTTTTGGAATAGCGGCCCAAATAAACATCGTGGCCTTAGGAGGTGTGATCTTCCAGCCTGCATCTTCAAGTGCGGTGATGAAGACATCACGTCTTCTCTGATAAACATCGGCAACAGAATGATCATGTTCCATATCTTCCTGTAATGCTGCAATTCCAGCCGCTTGAATAGCCCCCCAGACACCATAATCAATATTTGATTTCAGTGTCTTCAAAGCTTTCACAGCGTCTGCTTGCCCGGTTAGGAAGGCGATGCGACAACCTGCCATATTAAAGCTTTTGGATAAAGAATGAAACTCAACTGCAACCTCCTTAGCGCCCTCTATCTCTAAAATACTCATTGGCTTATAGCCGTCAAAAGCCATTTCAGAGTAGGCCAGATCATGTACGACAAGCAAATCATGCTTCTTGGCATAGGCAATTAATTGCTCAAAGAAAGCACGATCTGCAACAGCAGACAGCGGATTGCTCGGATAGTTAAGCAGGATGAATCTCGCCTTGGCAGCCACGTCTACTGGAATGTCTACTAATTGGGGTAAATAATTATGCTCTGCACGCAGTGGGAGCAAGTAGGGCTCAACGCCTGCCAGCACTAAACTTGCCGAATATATAGGGTATCCTGGATCGGGTACAATGGCAATGTCCCCTGGATCGCAGAGTGAAAGCGCTAAGTGAGCCAAACCATCTTGTGAACCCATCAAGGTTAGGATTTCATGCTCGGGGTCCAGCTGTACACCAAAGCGATAACGATACCACTTGGCAACCGCTGTCCGAAAAGCGAGACTTCCTTCCGATGTGGGGTATCCATAGTGGTCAGGATTTTGTACAGCTTCTGTGAATGCTTCAATGATTCGAGTTGACGGCGGCAGGTCAGGACTTCCTATACCTAAATCTATGACGTCTACCCCTCGATTCATAACCTCTCTCTTCCAATCTGCTACTTCCGAAAAAATAGCAGAGCCTAACTGACTAAGTCGTTTCGAACCTTTAATTGTCATGGGTTAGTTCCTCATTATGTTGAATTCAATTAATGCCATTAACTAATAATTCATTAACTTAGATAATACCTACTTGATGAACCAATCTGATCATATAGAGTAAAAACAATACTAAAGCAAGGTAAGCGATTCCGAACTTCCATCGCGTTCTTGTTGGAACATCATAATAGCGTTCTTGTACCCCAAGAGGCGAGAAATCCACTTGCACTTGAAGTCCCAGGAAAAAACCAGTCTCTTTCTGCACGCGCTCTACCTTGACTAGGTGAACCTTTTTGATCATTGATTGCTGAGGCAAATACGCATGCCCCTCGAAACCAATCCCCTGCCAATGCATAATGATAACTTGTCTGCCTTCTCCAGCGCCTTGGATCTCTGAATACGTTGTATACTCAAGTTCTCGCGTATGGCTTTCCCCCGGAATCAGGTAACCTTGCTCCAGCAAATGGTTCGCTGCGAACTCAAAACGTGTAGAAACCGAAACAATTTCCTCACGATTTCTAAATTTCACGTATTTCTTGTATAAATCCCATGCAAACATCGCCCAGATGACCAAGAAAATAACTTGATTGATATAATTTTTTAGATAAAAAATAAAAACCAAACCGCCAATTAGTCCTAGCACCCATAACCATCGTGTTACTGCAGTTGAAATTCTGCCTCCGTCTAACGGATGAATCGGCAGCAAATTAATCAAATTGAGATAGAACGACGCATAAGCGATTGCTACAAGGACGGGAGAATGCATATAAACACCTAAACCGAATGTTGCTACGCCGCCAAGTGTTCCCAGAATCGGCCCTCCGATTCCGATAAAAGCTTCGGTCGCCGCATCAGAAGGATTCTTTTTCATCGTAATGAGGGCGCCGAGGAACGGAATGAAGACAGGCGCAGATACCGGGAGCCCTTTGATTTTGGCTGCAAAGACATGCCCCAGTTCATGGATGAGAACCAAGAAAACAATGCCGATTACAAAAGGCAATGGGGCCAGATAGGCGTAAGCCCAAATCGTGATGAACATCGAAATAATGGCTCCGCCGACTTTTCCAAACTTCAAGGCAGCCAGAAGCAGTTTGCCTTGTGATAGCAGAACAGCGATAAAGCCGCCGATAGCAAGTGGTGATTTTTTGCGAGCCGGTGGTTTTTCTTTTTCTTCCAACCTCACGTCACCCCTTCGCCCATGCTTGCTCAAACTCCGGCTCCTTAAATCCTACAGTAACCTTATGCCCGTCGGTAACGATAGGGCGTTTAATTAGTCGGCCATTTGAAGCCAGCAGTTCAAGCATCTGCTCTTGCGACATGCTTGGAAGCTTGTCTTTTAAATTCATCTCTCTGTACACTTCACCGGATGTATTGAAGAACTTCTTAATCTCCAAACCGCTGTCACTTAGCAGCTTAGCAAGCTCCTTGGCAGAAGGCGGCGTATCGAACAAAGGAATATTTTCGGTGATATCTACCCCACGGACTTTCAGCCATTTGATGGCGCTGCGGCATGTCCCACATTTATCGTAACAAAACACTTTTACCGGCATGATGCGAAAACTCCTTTTATAAGTCAGATCTATTTAAAATTCTGGGCTAAATGTAAAGGAAAGTCAAGTTGTACCTAAAGAAAAACCATCCATTTGGGGACGGTTTTTCGCATTTTAGTTGTTTTTTTCAAGCCAAATTTGCAAAGTAAGCAAGTCAGTGGGCAGTGGAGCCAAATATTCCGTCCATGTTCGCGTGCCCGGATGCACGAAGCCTAGTTTATGAGCATGCAGGGCTTGTCGATCGAGCCTATGATTTACTTCCTCCGCAGCGGATCCCTGATCATACTCAGGCAGCGTATACATCTTGTCTCCAAGCAGCGGATGCCCCAAATGACGCATATGCACGCGAATTTGGTGGGTACGTCCGGTTTCCAGCCAAATCCGAACTAAGGCGGCCTGTGCGAACTGCTGGACAACCTCATAATGGGTGACGGCTGAATAACCGTCTGGCCTTACAATACGCACATGAGGCTGCTCAGGATCGCGATCAATCGGTTCATTAATCGTGCCTCTCGCATCCGCTACTGTCCCCCAAACAAAGGCCAGATACTCTTTTTTCACCTGATGCTGGATCATCTGCTCCGAAATTTGTTGGTGCACATAGGGCGTCTTGGCAATCGCGAGAACACCTGACGTTTCTTGATCAAGCCGGTGAATCGGACGGAAGCGGCAAGTAATCCCAGCTTGCTGCCAATGATGGACAACGCCATTGGCGATCGTATTCACATAATGACCATGCGTGGGATGCACGATGATGCCGGCTTCTTTGGCTAGAATGAGCAAATGGTCATCCTCATGAAGAATATGCAGAGGCAGATCCTGCGGCAGGATATCCTCGGACTCTTCTTCCTCCATCCGAATCTCCACACGATCCCCGGCATTCACTTTAATGTTAATATACTGTCTGACGCCATTCACCGTGATTCCCTGCTCTGTCAGTTTAATGCGGGAAAGCAGTTTGCGGGAAACCATCAATCTCTTTTGCAGTACCGTTTTGAGAATAAAGCCCTCTTCCTCTGGCGGCACGATATATACTAAAGGTTCATAATAACTCATGATTTGCGTCTAAACACCTCTGCACTGCGAATATAGGTGACATCCTCAATACCTTCACGGTGGTTGGCCGTGCGGGCAATCGTAAAGAAGAGATCTGATAGTCTGTTCAAATATCGGCGCACCTCAGGATTTATTTCTTGTGTGCGGGCAAGGGTAACAACGCGACGTTCCGCTCTGCGGCACACCGTTCGACAAATATGAAGGGTAGAAGAAACCGTTCCGCCCCCAGGTAAAATAAAACGGGTAATATCCGGGGTTTCTTTATCATATTGATCAATCCAGACCTCTAACGCATCAACCATTTCTGCTGTAACTTTATAAGGCCGCAGCTCCGGCTTCAATAATGCCAAATCGGAACCGCAATCAAAAATCTCATGCTGAATCTGCTGCAAATCCGGCAGCAAATCGGGATACACCGCCGGGTCCATGAAGCTTATCGCTTGACCTACGTGACAGTTCAACTCATCCGTCGTTCCATAAGCTTCTACACGGTCATCATCTTTATCCACACGGCCGCCTATCACGCCAGTTTGCCCTGCATCTCCGGTGCGCGTATAAATTTTCATCGGATACCTGCCTCCCTGTTTCTCGATTTATATGGTTCCATCATCTCATAAACGCGCTGCATATCCAAGTGACTTCGCACATGATCTGCCAGCCTGTCGAAGGCTGCTTCCCTGCGCTCTTTGAACCGAAGTCCTTCAGCAACAAGACCTAGTCCTTTCTGCTGGCGAATCCGATTAAGCCATGCTCTGCGGAAGTCATCATTGTGCAATATCCCGTGCAAATAAGTTCCCCAGACACGGCCTTCCTCGGCCACTGCTCCATCTTCATGCCAACTATCTGCATGGCCCCCTGAATTTTCAAGCGAAGTTTTAATCCGAAATGGGCTTTCTACTTCGTGCAAATAACGTGTCCGTCCCATATGAATTTCATAACCCTCAATAAGCAGTTCGTTAGGAGTTTCAGCAAAAAGCGTGCTGCTGCCATGCACCTGAACCGTTCGCTTCTCCGCAGTGAACACCGTTTCAGTCGGCAGTAGTCCGAGCCCGGCTAATTCAGGATGGTCCGATTCGTAGCCATCCGGATCGAGCAGCTTGCTGCCCAGCATCTGATAGCCTGCACAAATACCGGCGACCCAGCCTTTCTCCTGATGGACAAAAGCTTGAATACGCTCCGTTAAGCCCGATTCGTTCAAATACCGCAGATCGTCCATCGTATTTTTGCTGCCGGGCAGCAGAATCACGTCAGGTTCTCCCCAGTCAGCCAGATGCGTAATATAACGGAAGTGGACGTCCTTCTCTTCTTGCAGCGGATCGAAATCCGTGAAGTTCGAAAGACGAGGCAAGCGAATCACCGCGATATCCAATTGATCTGCCGTTTTGCCGCTACCATACCTTTCATTGCGTTTACTTTGCACTCTCTTCGAGTCCAGGGAAGCTGAATCTTCATCCTCGATCCCGAGCTGCGGCAAATACGGAATAACCCCGAGCACAGGTTTGCCTGTTCTCTCCTCCAGCCAATCCAAACCGGGCTTCAGCAAACTGACGTCGCCACGGAATTTATTAATAATAAAGCCCTTCACACGGTCTCGCTCTTCTGGCGTCAGAATCTCCAATGTCCCTACGATAGAAGCGAATACGCCACCACGATCAATATCCGCTACAAGCAGTACAGGGGCATCCGCCCAGCCGGCCAAGCGCATGTTCACGATATCCCGGTCTTTTAAATTCACTTCTGCCGGACTCCCCGCACCTTCGAGCACCACCACATCATATTCGCTGCGCAGTCGTTTCAAAGCATCCTTCACAATGATTTCCGCTTGCGGCAAATACGACTCCCGATAGGTTCGCGCATCCAGATCAGAGAAGGGAACACCGTGAACGACAACCTGGGCCACCATGTCTTGTTTGGGCTTGAGGAGAATTGGATTCATATCCGTTGTCGCGAGGATTTTGCAAGCATCCGCTTGAACGCCCTGTGCTCGACCGATTTCTTTGCCGTCAAAAGTCACGTAGGAATTCAAGGACATATTTTGCGATTTAAAAGGGGCCGTTTGCCAGCCATCTTGAACGAGAATACGGCATATCGCCGCCGTTAGAATACTTTTGCCCACGTCGGAGGCGGTGCCCTGGACCATCAGTGTGGCTGCTTGCACAGTCGCTTTTGTCATGACCTTACCCTCGATTCATCTTGAAATCTGACAGCATATTATGTAATCCGGCGATTAGCCGTTCATTGTCTTCTCGAAGTCGGATCGCAACTCGGCAATAACGTTCATCAAGACCTTCGAATAAAGAAGCATCCCGAATCAAAATACCTTGCTGCCCCATATGCTGCTGAGCTTGCTTGACCGTAATCCCCATAGACAGCGGGAAGGAAAAAAGCAGGAAATTCACTTCACTAGACACAACATCCAGGCCTAATTGTCCTAGCTGTTGAATCAGCCATGTCTTCTCTTCTTTCAGCCACTGCCAACTTATATTCTCGTAATCCACATCATCAAGTACCGACGACCCTATACGCTGCGCCAAATAATTCACACTCCACTGCACTTGAAGCTGCTCTATCTGCCTGATCCAATCCGGATGCGCCACCATAAAACCTAAACGTATGCCTGGGATCGAATAAAACTTGGTCATAGAACGAATTACAAATAGGTGTGGATTATTAGCGGCTTGTTGCAGCAGCGAATGATCCTGCTCATTGGGCACAAACTCCATGAAGGCTTCATCAAGCACACAGCGGTGACCGCTCTGCACAAGCCCCTCCAGAACGGGCCCAGGTATAAGCTTGCCTGTCGGATTATTCGGATGGCCCAGGAAGAACAGATCAACGGAAGCATAAGCTGCTTCCATATCTTGCTGCTGCAATTCGAATTGGTATTCAGGATGAAGCGGAATATTGTAAATTTCGCCCCCGGATTTATGCACAGCTTCTTCATATTCACTGAAGGAAGGTCTGGCAAGTCCAGTAACCTTGGGCTTGAGGACTCTTGCCGTTAAATCAATCAGTTCCGCCGCACCGTTCCCCACCAGAATGCTTTCAACCGGAATACTGTACTTCGCAGAAAGCTTGCTGCGCAGCTCGCGGACGGCAGGGTCCGGATATTTAACGATATCGCGCCAGCCCTCGCTTAGGATGGTCTTAACAGCCTTAGGCGGACCAAGCGGATTCATATTCGAGCTAAAATCCAGAAAGGCTTCCTTGGGTTGACCGAAGGCTTCCTCAGCGGTCCACAGATCCCCGCCATGTCCATAACGTTCGAGCATCCAATCTGCTCCTCTCATAACCAATAGGATGAACCCAGCTAAAACTGTGTCAAAGTTATCAGGAGAACCCCGACTAACAAGACCGTTTCCAACAACTCATTCAAAGCGCCGTAGGTATCTCCTGTTAACCCTCCTAATTTGCTATTCATGTAGGCAGCGAAGATCCAACCGGCTATTAGCGTAACCAACATGTAACCGCAAACGATGATCCAAACTTTCGGATCTGCCAGAGCAGCATAAGACCCCCTGCCTAGCGCCAAGCTCGCAGTAATCGTAGTTGTAAGGAGGGCTACTAATAAAGAACAGCTGACATGCGACTTGCGCACACTGCGAAAAAGGCTGCCAAGCCCGCTTTCCTTGCGCGCATAAGGCCAGCCATAGATCGCCATGACCATGAACCAGCGGCTCCAAACCGGCACCAACACA
Above is a genomic segment from Paenibacillus sp. HWE-109 containing:
- a CDS encoding RluA family pseudouridine synthase, translating into MSYYEPLVYIVPPEEEGFILKTVLQKRLMVSRKLLSRIKLTEQGITVNGVRQYINIKVNAGDRVEIRMEEEESEDILPQDLPLHILHEDDHLLILAKEAGIIVHPTHGHYVNTIANGVVHHWQQAGITCRFRPIHRLDQETSGVLAIAKTPYVHQQISEQMIQHQVKKEYLAFVWGTVADARGTINEPIDRDPEQPHVRIVRPDGYSAVTHYEVVQQFAQAALVRIWLETGRTHQIRVHMRHLGHPLLGDKMYTLPEYDQGSAAEEVNHRLDRQALHAHKLGFVHPGTRTWTEYLAPLPTDLLTLQIWLEKNN
- a CDS encoding cob(I)yrinic acid a,c-diamide adenosyltransferase; this encodes MKIYTRTGDAGQTGVIGGRVDKDDDRVEAYGTTDELNCHVGQAISFMDPAVYPDLLPDLQQIQHEIFDCGSDLALLKPELRPYKVTAEMVDALEVWIDQYDKETPDITRFILPGGGTVSSTLHICRTVCRRAERRVVTLARTQEINPEVRRYLNRLSDLFFTIARTANHREGIEDVTYIRSAEVFRRKS
- a CDS encoding cobyric acid synthase codes for the protein MTKATVQAATLMVQGTASDVGKSILTAAICRILVQDGWQTAPFKSQNMSLNSYVTFDGKEIGRAQGVQADACKILATTDMNPILLKPKQDMVAQVVVHGVPFSDLDARTYRESYLPQAEIIVKDALKRLRSEYDVVVLEGAGSPAEVNLKDRDIVNMRLAGWADAPVLLVADIDRGGVFASIVGTLEILTPEERDRVKGFIINKFRGDVSLLKPGLDWLEERTGKPVLGVIPYLPQLGIEDEDSASLDSKRVQSKRNERYGSGKTADQLDIAVIRLPRLSNFTDFDPLQEEKDVHFRYITHLADWGEPDVILLPGSKNTMDDLRYLNESGLTERIQAFVHQEKGWVAGICAGYQMLGSKLLDPDGYESDHPELAGLGLLPTETVFTAEKRTVQVHGSSTLFAETPNELLIEGYEIHMGRTRYLHEVESPFRIKTSLENSGGHADSWHEDGAVAEEGRVWGTYLHGILHNDDFRRAWLNRIRQQKGLGLVAEGLRFKERREAAFDRLADHVRSHLDMQRVYEMMEPYKSRNREAGIR
- the cobD gene encoding threonine-phosphate decarboxylase CobD, whose protein sequence is MLERYGHGGDLWTAEEAFGQPKEAFLDFSSNMNPLGPPKAVKTILSEGWRDIVKYPDPAVRELRSKLSAKYSIPVESILVGNGAAELIDLTARVLKPKVTGLARPSFSEYEEAVHKSGGEIYNIPLHPEYQFELQQQDMEAAYASVDLFFLGHPNNPTGKLIPGPVLEGLVQSGHRCVLDEAFMEFVPNEQDHSLLQQAANNPHLFVIRSMTKFYSIPGIRLGFMVAHPDWIRQIEQLQVQWSVNYLAQRIGSSVLDDVDYENISWQWLKEEKTWLIQQLGQLGLDVVSSEVNFLLFSFPLSMGITVKQAQQHMGQQGILIRDASLFEGLDERYCRVAIRLREDNERLIAGLHNMLSDFKMNRG